One genomic segment of Scophthalmus maximus strain ysfricsl-2021 chromosome 3, ASM2237912v1, whole genome shotgun sequence includes these proteins:
- the LOC118317040 gene encoding CMRF35-like molecule 7: MKITGIFVGFLDATLLCLVWLKEPTLASGQLTAPDVVVAAAGGSVTVACRYGYGYRRHTKYWCKGPVYETCAILVKTPRNRPSDRASIVDNSKAGVFTVTMTSLRDDDEDVYWCVVATFGINPHTRVKLLVSHTVVTPTNNTTWTLEHEQVRWWATLRWILFVSMLCCLVSTHVGVWRIRKAPETRL; the protein is encoded by the exons ATGAAGATCACCGGGATATTTGTTGGCTTCCTTGACG CCACACTTCTGTGTCTCGTCTGGCTGAAGGAGCCAACGCTGGCCTCGGGTCAGCTGACGGCTCCAGACGTGGTAGTCGCGGCGGCCGGAGGATCCGTGACGGTCGCCTGTCGGTATGGCTATGGGTACAGAAGACACACAAAGTACTGGTGCAAAGGTCCGGTGTATGAAACTTGTGCCATACTGGTGAAAACACCCAGGAACCGACCCAGTGACAGAGCCTCCATTGTTGACAACAGCAAGGCGGGAGTCTTCACGGTGACGATGACCTCACTCAGAGACGACGATGAGGACGTTTACTGGTGCGTCGTCGCCACTTTTGGAATAAACCCCCACACTCGTGTCAAGCTCCTCGTCTCCCACACAg tggTAActcccaccaacaacaccacatGGACACTGGAGCATGAGCAAGTACG TTGGTGGGCGACTCTACGTTGGATCCTCTTTGTCtccatgttgtgttgtttggtGTCGACACATGTCGGCGTGTGGCGGATACGAAAAGCACCGGAAACTCGTCTGTAA
- the LOC118317012 gene encoding acidic mammalian chitinase → MGKVLFVTALALLLHAQLGSSFILSCYFTNWAQYRPPPTIFMPNDIDPCLCTHLLYAFATIKDNQLATYEWNDVELYSQFNGLKNQNGDLKTLLSVGGWNFGSAGFSQMVSSPSNRQTFISSVISFLRQYEFDGLDIDWEYPANRGSPPQDKQYYSVFLEELRAAFENEAKQSNKARLLISAAVSAGKDTIDSAYQIPKLGQSLDMINVMSYDFHGSWDPMTGDCSPLFRGPEDQGGFIYFNVDYAMNYWKSQGAPAEKLIVGFPTYGNTFTLRNPADHGVGAPIAGAGTPGKYTQEAGELAYFEICGFLKDGATEVWNQAQDVPYAYKGNQWVGYDDIKSFQIKVDWLKKSNFGGAMVWTIDMDDYLGTFCNQGKYPMINVLKKGLNLEQAACAPPATRLPPIAGVSTTAGGKSGGGSSGGGSSGGGSSGGSSSSGGDSGTSGMNSSFCAGKANGMYPDPTNKNQFYECSAGKTYFQRCAAGLVFDSSCSCCNWS, encoded by the exons ATGGGCAAAGTACTGTTTGTGACGG ctctggccctgctgctgcacGCACAGCTTG GCTCGTCCTTCATCCTGTCATGCTACTTCACCAACTGGGCACAGTACAGACCACCTCCGACCATTTTCATGCCCAACGACATCGACCCGTGCCTGTGCACCCACCTCCTGTACGCCTTCGCCACCATCAAGGACAACCAGCTGGCCACGTACGAGTGGAACGATGTGGAGCTGTACAGTCAGTTCAACGGCCTGAAGAACCA GAACGGAGACCTGAAGACGCTTCTGTCGGTCGGCGGATGGAACTTTGGCTCCGCGGG ATTCTCACAAATGGTGTCCAGCCCATCCAACCGCCAGACGTTCATCAGCTCCGTCATTTCATTCCTGAGGCAGTACGAGTTCGACGGGCTCGACATCGACTGGGAGTATCCAGCCAACAGAGGAAGCCCCCCGCAGGACAAACAGTACTACTCCGTGTTCCTGGAG GAGCTGAGAGCTGCCTTCGAGAACGAGGCCAAGCAGAGCAACAAGGCTCGTCTGCTGATCTCTGCTGCCGTGTCGGCCGGAAAGGACACCATCGATTCTGCTTATCAGATTCCCAAACTTGGCCA GAGCCTGGATATGATCAATGTGATGTCCTATGATTTCCACGGATCTTGGGACCCCATGACTGGTGACTGTAGCCCCCTGTTCAGAGGCCCCGAGGACCAGGGCGGCTTCATCTACTTCAATGTG GACTATGCCATGAACTACTGGAAGAGCCAGGGAGCCCCGGCAGAGAAGCTGATTGTTGGTTTCCCCACATACGGCAACACGTTCACTCTGAGGAACCCTGCGGACCACGGTGTCGGAGCCCCCATCGCAGGTGCCGGAACTCCAGGGAAGTACACGCAGGAGGCCGGAGAGCTCGCTTACTTTGAG ATCTGCGGCTTCTTAAAAGATGGAGCCACTGAGGTTTGGAACCAGGCCCAGGATGTGCCATATGCCTACAAGGGAAACCAGTGGGTGGGCTATGATGACATCAAGAGCTTCCAGATCAAG GTTGACTGGCTGAAGAAGAGTAATTTCGGCGGTGCCATGGTGTGGACCATCGACATGGACGACTACTTGGGCACTTTCTGCAACCAGGGAAAATACCCCATGATTAACGTTCTCAAAAAGGGCCTGAATCTGGAACAAGCAG CCTGTGCCCCTCCTGCCACTCGCCTTCCCCCAATCGCCGGAGTGAGCACAACCGCTGGAGGAAAGTCTGGAGGAGGAAGCTCTGGAGGAGGAAGCTCTGGAGGAGGAAGCTCTGGAGGAAGCAGCTCCTCCGGTGGCGACTCAGGCACCAGCGGCATGAACAGCAGCTTCTGCGCTGGAAAGGCCAACGGCATGTACCCAGACCCGACGAACAAGAACCAGTTCTACGAGTGCAGCGCCGGGAAAACCTACTTCCAGCGCTGTGCCGCCGGCCTGGTCTTCGACAGCTCCTGTTCCTGTTGCAACTGGTCCTGA